The sequence below is a genomic window from Sorangiineae bacterium MSr12523.
TGGCGCGCGCCGATGGGCAGTCGTCGGGTGAGCTCGAGCTGCCGGGCATCAAGCCGCGGCGTCTTCTCGTGGGCGCAACCGCGCTTCACGACGAGGGCGACGAAGGCATGATCGCGGTCATCGTGGACGTGACGGATCTGCGCCGGCTCGAGTCGCTGCGGCGCGATTTCGTGGCCAACGTCTCGCACGAGTTGCGCACGCCGGTGGCCGCGGTCCGCTCGGCGGCGGAGACGTTGCGCGGGGCGGTATCCGATCCGAATGCGGCGGTGCGCTTCATCGACATGATCGAGCGCAACGCGCAGCGCCTTCAAAGCCTCATCGAGGATTTGCTGGAGCTATCGCGCATCGAATCCAAGGAATTTCGCATCAAGCGCGAGCGAATCGACATTACGAGCGTGTTCCACATCGTCGTAGGGCTTTTCCGCGAGCGCGCCGAGCGCAAACAGATTCGATTGGAAATGCGTATTGCCAATCCGGTTCCGGCGTTGGAAACGGATCAGCGCGCATTGGAACAAATCCTCTCGAACCTGGTGGAGAACGCGGTCAAATACTGCCCTGCGGGCTCCTCCGTCACGCTTTGCGCGGAGACGAAGGGCGAGATGGTTCGCATTGCCGTGGAGGATACGGGCCCCGGCATCAGCGAGAAGCACCTGCCGCGACTTTTCGAGCGCTTTTACCGCGTCGACGCGAGCCGCTCGCGCGAACTCGGAGGCACCGGCCTGGGCCTCTCCATCGTGAAACATCTGACCGAGGCCCTCGGCGGGAAAATCTCCGTGGAGAGCCAGATTGGCAAGGGCTCCACCTTCACGGTGCAGCTCCGGGCCTCCAATTGGGGCGCGCAGAACCACGTTGCGGTAAGATAAGCCGCATGAGCGGGGCGGTACGGCGAACTCACGGGGCGACGTGGGCGGACATCGCGGACCGGCCCGAGGAGGACCGGCTCGAGATCGTCGGTGGGGAGGTCGTGCAAAAAGCGGCACCGACCTGGGATCACGGGCTTGCTCAAACCTCGATCAGCGCCTTTCTGGTGGGACCGTATCAGTGGGGCCGGGGGGACGGCCCCGGCGGATGGTGGTTCGGATCCGAAGTGGACATCGAGCTCGAGACGCACGAGGTGTACCGCCCCGACGTTGCGGGCTGGCGCAAGGACCGCGTTCCGAAGATGCCTCCTGGAAGACCGGTCCGCGTACGCCCCGACTGGAGCGCGGAAGTTCTGTCCAAGTCGAATGCGGAGCGAGACCTCGGCGACAAGCTATTCGGTGACCACCGTGCGGGCGTTCCCCATTATTGGATCCTCGATCCGCAACATCGAACGCTCACGGTGTATCGCTACGCAACAGAAGGCTATTTCGTCGCGCTCACTGCGGGCCGCGGCAAAAAAGTACGGGCCGAACCTTTCGAAGAAGTAGAAATCGAGATCGATTTGCTCTTCGAAGGCGCCGACTAACCCTATCGCGCATTCGGCGGCGGGTGCGTGCGCACGTGGCGGACGTCTTCGCCGCGGACCATGAAGATGACTTCTTCGGCGATGTTCGTCGCGTGATCGGCGACCCGCTCGAGGTACTTGGCGACCTTGATGACGCGGATGGCCGCGGGGATCTCCGCCGGGTTCGTGGCCATGAACTCCATCATCGAGCCCAGGATGCCACCGTAAAGGTTGTCCACCGTGTCGTCGCGCTCGAGCACCTGGGCGGCGCGGGTGGCCTCGCCCTCGACGAACGCGTCGAGTGCGTCGCGGAGCATCTGCTGCGCCTGATCGGCCATCTCCTTCAGCGCGACGCGCACTTGATCCTTGGCAACGCCGTGTCCTTCTTTGGCGCGCTCGGCGATGTTCACCGCCTCGTCGCCCACGCGCTCCAAGTCGGTGACCAGCTTCAGGGCGGTCGCTAGAAAGCGCAAATCGTAGGCGACGGGCTGGCGTAGCGCGAGCACGCGCAGAACCAAGGCGTCGATCTCCATCTCGTCGCGGTCGATGTGCCGGTCGATCTCCTCGACCTCCGCGGCGAGCTTCATCGAGTTTTCCCAAAAAGCCTCGAGCGCCAGGCGCAAGCTTCGCTCGCAGCGCGCGCCCATGGCGAGCGTGTGCGCGCGAAGCTCCCGGAGCTCGGCCTCGAAATCGCGGCTGGTGTGCGAGCTATGCATCTTCGTGGGGGGTACGGAAGGTCCACTCATTTTCTTCCACCAAAATGGGCCAGGCGCGAGGCCAGAAAGTTCGTCGCCCCAATGAGAACGATGAGTACGGCCGCGGTACCGGCGCTCACATCGGCGCGGTCCGGGCTAAGTCCCGCGGAATTCACGTACCAGAGGTGAACCGCCAGCGTTTCACCCCCGCGCATCGGATTGAGCGAATACGCGTCGGCCCGTGAAATGGTGGTTCCCGCCGTCATGACCAGCGGGGCGCTTTCCGCGAACACGCGGCCGATGGACAGCACGAGCGCGCTGAGAATGCCCGGCCACGCATAGGGGATCGTGACACGGAGCGTCGTCTGAACGGGGGTGGCACCCAGCGCCAAGCTGGCATCTTCCAGCTCGCGCGGAACGGAGCGAATGCTCTCCTCCGCGACGCCCACGACCAGCGGCAAGTTGAGCAGCGCGAGCACGAATGCGCCCGCGAGCAGCGAATAGCCCGCGCGCATTTCCACGACGAACACGAGGAAGCCGAAAAGGCCGTAGACGATGCTCGGAAGTGACGCGAGCGTATCGAGCGCCATCCGCACCACCGCGACGAATCGCCCTCCGCCGGCGAAGCGCGCCAGGTACACGGCCGCGCCGATGCCGATGGGCAGCGTGATCGCGGTGCTCAGAACCGCCGCGTACAGCGTGTTGAAGATCTCCGGCCCGACGCCTCCGCCCGCCGTGGTGTCGCTCGGCAGCGCGATGAGAAACCGCGGTAGGTGATCGCGGAAAAGCGCTGCGCACGCGACCGCGATGACCACGACGCCGATGCGCAGCTTGTTGCGGTGCGCCTCGAGCGCCTTCGCAAAGAGACGCTGCGCAAGAGCCGACACGCTCCAGGCGAGGCTCCCAAAGATGGAGGCCGCCAAGACGAAACGCACCGCATCCTCCCCGCTCACGTCGAGCAGCGGCGAGGGGTACACGGTGAAGCTCGTGACCTTGTGCCCACCGCGGAGGACGAGCACCAAGAGGCCCAAAATGTAGAGGCCCGCCAGGGCCAGCGCGCCCGTGGCCAGACCGCGCTCGAGCGCCGTTTCGACGAGACGGTGGCGCCTTCGCGTCCGCTGAAGCTCCGCCAGGGTGCTCATGCCTTCGACCCCCAGCGCCCGATGACGCGCGAGATCAGCACCACACCCGCGGAGAGAACCAGGAGCACCAGCGACATCGAGAACAAAACGTTGCTCGCGGTCGTGTTGGGCGTCGCATTCTGCATATCCATGACGATTTGTGTCGAGATGGTCGTGGCCGGTGAGAACAGATTCTCCGGCACGCGGCGTGCGCCGCCGATGACCATCTGCACGGCCATGGTTTCACCCGCGGCGCGGGCGAAGCCGAAGAACACGGCGGTGAAGAGGCTGCGCCCGGCGCTCGGGATGCAAATGCGAAACGCCGTCTGCCAAGACGAAGCGCCGAGGGCCGCACTGGCCTCGCGCAAGGTGCCCGACACGCGCGAGAGGGCATCCAGCGAGAGCAAAAAGACGGTGGGCGCGATCATGATGCCCAAGAGCACCGCGCTGGAGGCGAGGCCCTCGCCGCTCACCTGCACGTCCTCGCCGTGCAGCGCCCGCGCGACCCATTCCGCCTGGGGCACCAAGTGCACCAGCGCGAGCCAGCCGTACACGACGCTGGGAACGGCCGCCGCGATTTCCATCGTGCGGCGATAAATCGAGCGCGCGCTTTTCGGGGCCAGCTCGGAGACCCACACCGCCGCGAGCAGCGCGGGGATGGCCCCCACCAGCGCAGCACCGAGCGCGCTGATGGCGGTGCCGAAGATCAGCGGGTAGCCGCCGAAGACATTCGCCTCCGGCTTCCAAATTTCGCCGCTGAGAAGGCCACCAAGGCCGACGTCCTGGATGCCGCGAACGCCGGCCCGAGCAATGAAGAGGATGACGGCGGCGGTGGCCACCACCACGAAGAGGCCGCACGCCGCAATGAAGCCGCGAATGGCAATTTCACCCCACCGCGGTCGCGCGGACGCGCGCAACCGCTCGGCGGGCACGAATGGCGGAACTTCCTCTGCGACGGCGGATTTGGGTGACACGCGTCAATCCTTTTCGCGCGAGACCTTCATTTGCGTGATGGGGATGAATCCCTTCACGTTGGGGAGCACGCTATCTTGGAAAGCGGGCGAGAGAATGTAATCGAGGAATGCCTTGGTCGAGCCCGAGGCTTCGCCTTTGGTGTACATGTGCTCGTACGACCAGATCGGATAGGCGCCGCTGGTGATGTTCGCCGACGTGGGCTCCACCACGCCGCCATCGCCCTTGAGGCCGAAGGTCTTCAACTCGTCATCCTTGAAGGACAGCGCCAGGTAGCTGATGGCGCCCTTGGTTTGCTTGAGTTTCGCCACCAGCGCGCCGGAGTTGTCCTCCGTCTGCGACTCGACGAACTTGTCGCCGCCGAGCACGATATTGCCGAATACCGTGCGCGTACCCGAGCCGGCGGCGCGGTTGATGACCACGATGGGCTGCGACTCGCCGCCCACTTCTTTCCAATTCTTCACCGCGCCGGAGAAGATTTTCGCCAGGTCCTGCAGGCTGAGCGAGGCAATCTTTTCCGAATAGGGGCCTTTGTTGGCCATGGCCGCAAATCCAACGGTGGCGACCTTGTGATCGACCAGGCCGGATTTCAAATCATCGGGTGCGAAGATATCGCTGTTGCCGATATGCACCGCGCCGGAGGCCACGTCGGCCAATCCCTTTTTCGAGCCGCCCGCGGACACTTCCACGCTGGCGCCTTTGTTCTCGGCCTCGTACTTCTCCTTCGCGGCATTGACCAGCGGCTGCAATGCGCTGGAGCCGCTCGCGCGCACGGTGCCTTCCTTTTTGTCGGTCACGGCGGCGCTGTTCGTCGACGTGGAGGCGTCGGCCACCGCGGCGGGGGCGGGCGGCTGCGATTTGTCGCACGCACCAAGCAGTGCACAAGCAAGCGGCAAGGTACCAAGAACGCCCGTACGGAGCGCCGTCACGATGGAATTCATCAGCCAAATCTCCCTGTGATGTAATCCTCGGTCTCGCGATGCCGCGGCCGAGTGAAGATGGTGGAGGTGTCGCCCACTTCGACGAGGCGACCCATGTAAAAGAAGCCGGTCTTCTGCGACACGCGCGCGGCTTGTTGCATGTTGTGCGTGACGATGACGATGGTCACGCTATGCCGGAGGTCGGAGACGAGGTCCTCGACCTTGGCCGTTGCAATGGGATCGAGTGCGCTGCACGGCTCGTCCATCAAGAGCACCTCGGGCTCCACGGCGAGCGCGCGCGCAATACAGAGTCGCTGCTGTTGGCCGCCGGAGAGTCCCATTCCGGAATCGCTGAGACGATCCTTCACCTCGTCCCAGAGCGCGGCACGGCGCAGGGCACGCTCCACGCTTTCGGCGAGGACACGGGCGTTTTGCTGCCCCGCAATACGTAGCCCATAGGCAACGTTTTCGAAAATGGACTTGGGGAATGGCGTCGAACGCTGAAAAACCATGCCGACGCGGCGCCTTACGAGCACCGGATCGACGTCGGCCGCGTAGATGGGCTCGCCGTCCAATTCGACGGTGCCTTCCACTCGGATGCCTTCGACCGTGTCGTTCATCCGATTGAGCGAACGTAAAAAGGTGCTCTTGCCGCACCCGCTCGGTCCAATCAGGGCGAGCGATTCATGCTCGAGCACGTCGATCGTCACGCCGGTGATGGCCTTTTTGGCTCCATAATGGACGGAGAGGTCGGTCGCGCGCATCTTCACGGATGCATTCGCAGGCTCCGACTTGGCCTGGGCTAAAGCGATCATGTTCGCCGCACACTTTGGGAAGCACGGGAGGGGACGGGGTGAACTTCGTGTGACGATCGTGTGACGTGGCGCACCCTCTCCCACGCTTGACCCTGCTCACTTTGAGCGTAAAACTCCTAACGAATATGGAAGAGCGCGTTAACGTCCGTTTCGACTATCGCGTCTGCTTCACCGAGGGCGTCTTCACGAGCGACAATCCGCTCCTACGCTCCATTCTTTGCGAAGTGCCCGGTCAGGCTCCGGAGGTGACCCCGCGCCGGCATCGCGCCTGGGCGGTGGTCGATCGCGGCGTGATGGAGGCGTGGCCCGGGCTCGCACGGGATATGGAATCGTACTTTGCGGCCCACGGCGATCGCTTGGAGCTGATTGCGCCGCCCATGGTGGTACCGGGCGGCGAGGCATGCAAGAACGACGAAACCACCTTCCGCGATATTTTGAGGCACATTCACGAGCTGCGCATCGATCGGCATTCGTACGTGCTCGCCATTGGAGGCGGGGCCGTGCTCGATGTGGTGGGGTACGCGGCGGCGGTGGCCCATCGCGGTGTGCGGCTGATTCGGTTTCCCACCACCGTGCTCGGGCAGGCCGATTCGGGCGTCGGCGTGAAGAATGGCATCAATGCGTTTGGCAAAAAGAATTTCCTCGGCACCTTTGCCCCGCCGCACGGCGTTCTTTGCGATGGGCATTTCCTGACAACGTTGTCGCCGCGCGACCGCGTGGCCGGTATGGCCGAGGCGGTCAAAGTGGCTCTGGTGCGCGATGCCGCGTTTTTTGCCTGGATGCGCGAGCACGGCGCCGCGCTCGGTGCGGGCGACGCGGGGGCTTTGATGGAGCTCGTGCGGCGCAGCGCGGAATTGCATTTGCGCCATATCGCGACATCGGGGGACCCTTTCGAGAAAGGGAGTGCGCGCCCGTTGGACTTCGGTCATTGGGCGGCACACAAATTGGAATCGCTGACCGCGTATCGGCTTCGCCATGGTGAGGGCGTGGCCATCGGTATGGCGCTCGATACTTTGTATTCGGTGCACGTGGGGCTCGCGCCGCAGACGCTCGCCGATACGGTGATGGCGCTGCTCGAGCAATTGGGCTTCTCTCTTTGGGACGACGCCTTGTCCATGGCGGGGCCCGACGGGCGTCTGCGCGTGTTCGAGGGCCTCGCGGAGTTTCGCGAGCACCTGGGCGGCGATCTCTGCGTGACGTTGCTGCGCGGGCCGGGCGAAGGGGTCGAAGTGCACGACATTTCCGAGGACGGCATGCTCGCGTGCCTCGATCGGCTGCGAACGCGGGCGGCGGCACACCGATGAAGCTGCCCACCGCGGGAGAGCCGCACCTCACCTATTGTACGAACATCCACGCCGGCGAGACGTGGGGCGAGATCCGCCGCAACGTGGCCGAGCACGTCCTGGCCGTAAAGGCGCGCGTCGGGAGCGAGCGGCCTTTTGGCGTGGGATTGCGACTTTCCGGTCAGGCCGCCGAGGAGCTCGCGCAGCCTCGAGAACTCGAATCATTTCGCGATTGGCTGGGCGCGCACGGCGCGTACGTCTTTACGATCAATGGGTTCCCGTACGGCCAATTCCACGGTACGCGCGTCAAGGAAGCGGTGTACCTGCCCGATTGGTTCGACGAGGAGCGCGTTCGCTACACCGAGCGCCTCGGGGGCATTCTCGCCGCGCTCCTTCCGGACGGGGTCACCGGCAGTGTCAGCACGGTGCCGGGTGCCTTTCGGCCGCGTGTGCCCTCGTCGGAGGATGCCGCGCGCATGGCGAACAACATGCTGCGCGTGGCGGCGTCGTTTCATGCGCTGCACGCGTCGACCGGCAAGGTGGTGCGCCTGGCTGCCGAGCCCGAGCCCTTTTGCCACTTCGAAACGACGGACGAAACGATTCGGTACTTCCAGGAGCACGTCTTCTCGGGCGACGCGCTCGCGCGCTTCGAGGCCATGACCGGCCTCGGGCGGGCCGACGCGGAGGCGGCCGCGCGCCGGCACGCCGGCGTCTGTTTCGATGCGTGCCACATGGCGGTGGAGTTCGAAGACCCGCGCGTGGGGCCCCAGCGATTCGCCAGCGCCGGAATTGGCATTTACAAAGTCCAATTGAGCGCCGGGCTCGATGTTCGACTCTCGGGCGAGGAGGACGACGCGAAGCAGGCGCTCGCGCGTTTCGCCGACGATACGTATTTGCACCAGGTCGTCGAACACAGCGAAACGGGTTTGATTCGCTATTTGGACCTGCCGGAGGCACTCGAAGCACCGGTGGCGGGTCCGCGCCATTTGCGCGTGCACTTCCACGTGCCCATCTTTCGCGAAACGCTCGGCCCGTTTCGCAATACGCAGACGTACCTGCGGGAGCTGCTCTTGCTCCAGCGCGATCAGCCGGTGAGCGATCACCTGGAGGTGGAGACGTACACCTGGGACGTGCTCCCGGCCGAATACCGAAACGAGCACGTGGTCGATGCCGTCGCACGCGAGATGCAATGGGTCCTGGACGTGCTGGACGTGAGCCGGTGAGCTGGCGCATTTACCTGCGTCTCGGGCGCGTGTCGAACCTGCCCACGGTTTGGAGCAACACCTTGGCCGGTGTGGCCCTGGCGCAGGCGCCGAACGCCGCATGGCCGGTGGGGAGCGTCGCGGTGCTCATGGTGGCGTTCTCGCTCCTGTACATCGGCGGCATGTTTCTCAATGACGCGTTCGACCGCCACATCGACGCGCGCGAGCGCGCCAATCGGCCCATTCCGTCGGGCCAAATCGGTGCGCGCGAGGTGTTCGCCATTGGATTCGGCCTGCTCGGTGCAGGTGTGCTCGCCGTCGCGGTGCATGCGTTCGCATACGGCGCGGGGGTCGTTCCCATCGTGTCGGCCGTGGTCCTGGCCGGGATCATCGTCCTTTACGATGCATGGCACAAAGGAAATCCCATTGGGCCCATCATCATGGGGGCATGCCGCGTTCTCGTGTACGTGACCGCCGCGCTGTCGGTGACGATGCATCGCGGAACGCCGGTATTCGCGGGGGCGGCGCTGCTCTTGTCTTATTTGATTGGGCTCACGTATTTGGCCAAGCACGAGGGCGCATACCTCGCAGGCAAAATGCCGCGGTTTACGTTGCGTCGGTTTTGGCCGCTGGCCCTGCTCTTCATCCCATGCCTCGCGCTGCTTCCCATTTCCTTTGGCAGCACGCCGGCGCTGCTTCTCGATCTCGCGTTCTTGGCGTGGATCGTCTTTACGCTGGTGGACCTACGCCGCGGGGCGCCGGGGGCCATTCCGCGCACGGTGGTGCGACTCATTGCGGGGATTTCGCTTCTCGATGCCGTCCTCGTGGGACCGTCGCTCGGGGCCGCGCTCGCCCTCGGGGCTTTTGCGCTCACCCTATGGCTTCAGCGCTTCGTGAGCGGAACGTAGCGCGTGGTGGCGAAGCACATCTCGGGCGAGCCTCGTCCATCCCCTCGGCAGCAGACCCCCGGTTCGAACCAGGGGAGCCAATTCGATGGGCAATAGGTGCAGTCCGGCGACGGGAAGGTCGATAGCGAGGAAGAAGGCGGATACTTCGTCTCCTGGCAAAAGCCATCGCGGGTGGCCGGCTTTCCTCCGCTGCCGGGTACATACCACCAGCAGCCGAATCCGTGGCACGCCCAATCGGGACTCGTTCCCGGTGGACACTTCGGTGGAAAGCCGCAGTCGTTGGTCGCTCCAATGATTGCACCGGCGTTCTCGGGCAAACGCGCGGGGGCGTCGATGCAGTCCGATGGCTTGTCGATCGAACAGCAGACGTTCTCGTTGGGGTAAGTCAGCCAGCCGGTTGCGCACGGATGAAACGGCGTGCCGATGTACCGCATGCACGCGGGGGCGTTTTGCCCATTGTCTCCGGTGCAGCAGATGGTCGCATGCTCGTAGCCCGCGGGGCAGGGCGGGGCGTTGACGTTGACCGTGCTCGGTTCCACGGCAATGGGCCCCGTGTCGCTTCCGATGGAGACGGTGGGGTCGCCGCATCCGAGCATGGCCACCGTTCCGGCCGAGGCGAGTGCCATGCGTTTCAAAGATTGCCCCCCTTCTCGGGGGGGTGGGGCGGCGGAGCCCCCCACATACCTGGGCACGACCCGCGAACGCGTTCGGCGAGCGGCGAGCGCGGATGTTTCTCGAGAAACTGCGCGCCTTCTCGCGCGGCATCGGCCCCGCGCCCGCTCGCGCACAAGGCGAACACGTGCACCGCCGCGCGCTCCTCCGCGAGCGCGCTCTTTGGAAAGCGCCGGCCGTGTTCTTCGACCAAGGCCAGGGCGAGCGGCCCGTCGCCGCGCGCCAAAGCTTCGTGCGCGCGGGCCAACACATCCACCTCGTCGACCATGGCCAGCGGATCCACGCGCTCCGCGGAAGGCGCCGGCACCGCCGGCTCGATGGCCGATGCTTTGGGCACCGGGTGCTTTCGCGCGATCACCGTAGACGGCGGCGGGGCGGGGGAGGGAACCTCGTGCACCTCCGCGGGCTCTTCGTGCATCACCGCCGCCGGTCCGGGCTTGCTCACGCCTCTCGCGATGGGCGCAACGGACGCGGGCGCCGATACGACGGATACGATCTTACACGTCGATGGATCCGAATGGGACGCGACCCAATGCGTGGCGCCCACCCCCACCGTTCCCACGATGGCGACGGACACGACGGCCTTCGTCAGAAAGCCGCCCGTTCCCGCGGTCAGCGTTTTCGACGTGGCCGAGGCGGCCCCCGCCGCGCACGCACCCAAGGCGATCTTGCGCGCCACACGCGCGCGGATCCGTGCGCGATCGTCTTCCGTGGGCTCGTGTGCGCGCGCTGCGCGGGCGAGCAGTGCGCGCGCTTTCGGCGTTAGATCGCTCACGTGCGCCTCCGATCGCTGCGCGGCGCTTGGGCCTCACCTTGTTCGAAGCGCTCCAGCGCCGCCTCGAAGGCGCGCCGCGCGGCTCGAATGCGCGATGCGACGGTGTTCGGATTGACGTCGATCGCCTCGCTGAT
It includes:
- a CDS encoding Uma2 family endonuclease gives rise to the protein MSGAVRRTHGATWADIADRPEEDRLEIVGGEVVQKAAPTWDHGLAQTSISAFLVGPYQWGRGDGPGGWWFGSEVDIELETHEVYRPDVAGWRKDRVPKMPPGRPVRVRPDWSAEVLSKSNAERDLGDKLFGDHRAGVPHYWILDPQHRTLTVYRYATEGYFVALTAGRGKKVRAEPFEEVEIEIDLLFEGAD
- the phoU gene encoding phosphate signaling complex protein PhoU yields the protein MSGPSVPPTKMHSSHTSRDFEAELRELRAHTLAMGARCERSLRLALEAFWENSMKLAAEVEEIDRHIDRDEMEIDALVLRVLALRQPVAYDLRFLATALKLVTDLERVGDEAVNIAERAKEGHGVAKDQVRVALKEMADQAQQMLRDALDAFVEGEATRAAQVLERDDTVDNLYGGILGSMMEFMATNPAEIPAAIRVIKVAKYLERVADHATNIAEEVIFMVRGEDVRHVRTHPPPNAR
- the pstA gene encoding phosphate ABC transporter permease PstA translates to MSTLAELQRTRRRHRLVETALERGLATGALALAGLYILGLLVLVLRGGHKVTSFTVYPSPLLDVSGEDAVRFVLAASIFGSLAWSVSALAQRLFAKALEAHRNKLRIGVVVIAVACAALFRDHLPRFLIALPSDTTAGGGVGPEIFNTLYAAVLSTAITLPIGIGAAVYLARFAGGGRFVAVVRMALDTLASLPSIVYGLFGFLVFVVEMRAGYSLLAGAFVLALLNLPLVVGVAEESIRSVPRELEDASLALGATPVQTTLRVTIPYAWPGILSALVLSIGRVFAESAPLVMTAGTTISRADAYSLNPMRGGETLAVHLWYVNSAGLSPDRADVSAGTAAVLIVLIGATNFLASRLAHFGGRK
- the pstC gene encoding phosphate ABC transporter permease subunit PstC translates to MSPKSAVAEEVPPFVPAERLRASARPRWGEIAIRGFIAACGLFVVVATAAVILFIARAGVRGIQDVGLGGLLSGEIWKPEANVFGGYPLIFGTAISALGAALVGAIPALLAAVWVSELAPKSARSIYRRTMEIAAAVPSVVYGWLALVHLVPQAEWVARALHGEDVQVSGEGLASSAVLLGIMIAPTVFLLSLDALSRVSGTLREASAALGASSWQTAFRICIPSAGRSLFTAVFFGFARAAGETMAVQMVIGGARRVPENLFSPATTISTQIVMDMQNATPNTTASNVLFSMSLVLLVLSAGVVLISRVIGRWGSKA
- a CDS encoding phosphate ABC transporter substrate-binding protein; this encodes MNSIVTALRTGVLGTLPLACALLGACDKSQPPAPAAVADASTSTNSAAVTDKKEGTVRASGSSALQPLVNAAKEKYEAENKGASVEVSAGGSKKGLADVASGAVHIGNSDIFAPDDLKSGLVDHKVATVGFAAMANKGPYSEKIASLSLQDLAKIFSGAVKNWKEVGGESQPIVVINRAAGSGTRTVFGNIVLGGDKFVESQTEDNSGALVAKLKQTKGAISYLALSFKDDELKTFGLKGDGGVVEPTSANITSGAYPIWSYEHMYTKGEASGSTKAFLDYILSPAFQDSVLPNVKGFIPITQMKVSREKD
- the pstB gene encoding phosphate ABC transporter ATP-binding protein PstB yields the protein MRATDLSVHYGAKKAITGVTIDVLEHESLALIGPSGCGKSTFLRSLNRMNDTVEGIRVEGTVELDGEPIYAADVDPVLVRRRVGMVFQRSTPFPKSIFENVAYGLRIAGQQNARVLAESVERALRRAALWDEVKDRLSDSGMGLSGGQQQRLCIARALAVEPEVLLMDEPCSALDPIATAKVEDLVSDLRHSVTIVIVTHNMQQAARVSQKTGFFYMGRLVEVGDTSTIFTRPRHRETEDYITGRFG
- a CDS encoding 3-dehydroquinate synthase: MEERVNVRFDYRVCFTEGVFTSDNPLLRSILCEVPGQAPEVTPRRHRAWAVVDRGVMEAWPGLARDMESYFAAHGDRLELIAPPMVVPGGEACKNDETTFRDILRHIHELRIDRHSYVLAIGGGAVLDVVGYAAAVAHRGVRLIRFPTTVLGQADSGVGVKNGINAFGKKNFLGTFAPPHGVLCDGHFLTTLSPRDRVAGMAEAVKVALVRDAAFFAWMREHGAALGAGDAGALMELVRRSAELHLRHIATSGDPFEKGSARPLDFGHWAAHKLESLTAYRLRHGEGVAIGMALDTLYSVHVGLAPQTLADTVMALLEQLGFSLWDDALSMAGPDGRLRVFEGLAEFREHLGGDLCVTLLRGPGEGVEVHDISEDGMLACLDRLRTRAAAHR
- the eboE gene encoding metabolite traffic protein EboE, producing the protein MPRSAANAGGGTPMKLPTAGEPHLTYCTNIHAGETWGEIRRNVAEHVLAVKARVGSERPFGVGLRLSGQAAEELAQPRELESFRDWLGAHGAYVFTINGFPYGQFHGTRVKEAVYLPDWFDEERVRYTERLGGILAALLPDGVTGSVSTVPGAFRPRVPSSEDAARMANNMLRVAASFHALHASTGKVVRLAAEPEPFCHFETTDETIRYFQEHVFSGDALARFEAMTGLGRADAEAAARRHAGVCFDACHMAVEFEDPRVGPQRFASAGIGIYKVQLSAGLDVRLSGEEDDAKQALARFADDTYLHQVVEHSETGLIRYLDLPEALEAPVAGPRHLRVHFHVPIFRETLGPFRNTQTYLRELLLLQRDQPVSDHLEVETYTWDVLPAEYRNEHVVDAVAREMQWVLDVLDVSR
- a CDS encoding UbiA family prenyltransferase; the encoded protein is MSWRIYLRLGRVSNLPTVWSNTLAGVALAQAPNAAWPVGSVAVLMVAFSLLYIGGMFLNDAFDRHIDARERANRPIPSGQIGAREVFAIGFGLLGAGVLAVAVHAFAYGAGVVPIVSAVVLAGIIVLYDAWHKGNPIGPIIMGACRVLVYVTAALSVTMHRGTPVFAGAALLLSYLIGLTYLAKHEGAYLAGKMPRFTLRRFWPLALLFIPCLALLPISFGSTPALLLDLAFLAWIVFTLVDLRRGAPGAIPRTVVRLIAGISLLDAVLVGPSLGAALALGAFALTLWLQRFVSGT